The genome window GCacactttcctatttatgctatttgtATTCCTCCACGAGTTTTGATCCtatatattgggcagacagaccagatccctacctcctcccactgCCACCTCTATGTTTGTGTTAATGCTGTAGTCATTTGGTTgtaatcttggattgagcagacttTCCGTCATTAGATATAGTCTAAAATATTGTATATTTTTTAAGAGCAACCGGGCTGGCAGGTAGGATATCCGTGTCTCTggcccacactccagtacagtaggtggcggtaatgcaccatatTGTTGGCTGTCACCCGCCGAAGAAGATAAACTCCACCGAAGAAGAAGACAAGCTTGCCTTGTGGTAGCTGGCAGATCTCTTCAGTTGTCCAATTCATTTTCAGTAAAGGGTATTTTCAAGAATGCCACCTAAGGGGAAAGGTGGCAAGGAGGCAGGGAAAGGTGGCAAGGGAGGCAAAGGTCTGTTTATTCTTCACTAAATCGACAAAGCATGTTGGATTGAGAAacatgctaactagctagccaactgAACAACACAGCCTATGTGCAGTTCAGTGGCAGTTAGTTAGCAGCTAGGAAACGTTAGTTATCTCCATGTAAGTCATGTTATTATGTTGAATGTTATCGTTCAGGTGGAGCTGCTGcagggggtggagacaaagaAAAAAAGGAAGAGAAGACGATTAAAGGAGGCACTTCTGTTAAGGTGGCTAGCTATGTTAGTTACTCTATGCAATGCTACATTCTAGCTACACCATATAGTCTttagctacactgtgtgtgttCTTATGTAAGTATAGACAACTATCTAAATTGACTGACTATGCTGTTTTAACGTATTCCCCAGGTCAGACATATCCTGTGTGAAAAACATGGTAAATGTATGGAGGCGATGGAGAAACTGAAGGCTGGGGTTCGCTTCAGTGAAGTGGCCTCACAGTACAGTGAAGACAAAGCCAGACAAGGGGTAAAAGAGCAGTTCCCATGCACATACCTATTGGTTTATCATGTATAGGTATAGGGGGCTGTCTGCTAGTACCTAAATGGTCCACTGGATGGCATCCTCTGTCTTGCTGTCTACAGTTTTTCAATATTGTTGTTCGGGTGAGAGAACTGGGGGGAATATTCATTAGTCGCAGACTGTTGTGGAACATTTGGTCTGCCAAACTTTTTGCAACAGAAACCGTTCACTCTGGGAACCAG of Salvelinus alpinus chromosome 4, SLU_Salpinus.1, whole genome shotgun sequence contains these proteins:
- the pin4 gene encoding peptidyl-prolyl cis-trans isomerase NIMA-interacting 4, coding for MPPKGKGGKEAGKGGKGGKGGAAAGGGDKEKKEEKTIKGGTSVKVRHILCEKHGKCMEAMEKLKAGVRFSEVASQYSEDKARQGGDLGWMIRGSMTGPFQDAAFALPNSTMDKPIYTDPPVKTKFGYHIIMVEGKK